The segment CAGTCGGGGCCGAGCCGATCATGATCGCACCGGTGTACGGCAACAACGTCGATGGCGGGCCGACTTCGGCGCAAGGCGCGGCGGACATCGTCACCTACGTCAACGGCACCAAAAACTACGGCGTCAAGTACTGGACCATCGGCATGGAGGTGGACATCTACGATCAGTTTTTCAAGCGGACGACAGGTCTGCCCGTTTCGACTGCGGAGGAGTACGCGGCCGTCTTCAATTCCTACGCCAAGGCGATGAAGGCCGCCAACGCGGCGGCACATAGCGGCGTCGAGCTCGTGTTCGTCGGGCCCGAGCTCGGTTGGAGATACTCGGAGGGCAACGACTGGCTCAGCCCGATGCTCGACCACTGCAGGGACACGATCGGCATCGCGAGCATCCATGCCTACGGGTTCGCGGCCAAGGACCTCACCGTCGAGCGCATCCTCACCGATGTCGATCGGTTCCGGCCATTCGTGCAGGACCTGAAAGTCCGCGTCGCCCGGCACGCCCGCCCCGGCACTCCCCTGGCGATCACGGAAGCGAACATTTGCTACGAATGGGATCCCAAGGCCTATACGGCGGAGACGAGAAAGCTGGGTCCCGGGACCTTCTATGCTGCGCTCTGGGACGCGGACCGGATGGGCGCAGCGCTCGAGGCCGACCTCTGGGCGTTCGCGTTCTGGGACCTGGCCGAATCCGATCAGTTGCTCGCGTCGGACAGCACCGTCTTTGGGTTCATTCGGACGGATCCATCGAAGAACCCACCGACCTGGACACTGACGCCCGAATACCACGCCCAGCAGATGGTCACCACCAACTTCAGCGGGAACACCGTTGTGCCTACCGGAGTTCCTAAGCGCATGTCGGTTTACGCAAGCTACGACGGCAGGAAAGCCGCCACCGCCGTGCTCGTCGTCAACAAGGACACGGCGGAGAGAGTTGTGACGCTCGCGATCGACGATCTTCCTCCCAGGACAATCACGTACTCCCCGATGTCCATCAATCTCGTCACCATCCCGGACGCTCCCGCCGCTGATCACCACGTTTTGGAGTACACTATGGAGATGGCAGATGCCGGCCTGCCACCCAAGGCCACTCGCTGAACAGTCCATCGTTTGCCGGAAATGGCCGGCCTCGGCGAGGCCAGCTACATCCTTGCGGTTCGGGGTTGGCGAGCTTCGCGCACCGTGCTCCGCGCACACGTCCGAATGCGGCTCCCCTCAACTCTCAACCGGGTCAGACTCCCCACGGATCGTCGCCAGCCACGCGAAGGGGGAGCGTGATCGCTTCGTCACTCGGCTGGACGATACGTTCGTCGCTGATGGCGGTGCGCTGCACGTAGCAGGCAAGGTAGCGCAGGACGCTCGTGCCGGAGCCGGCCGGCTGGATATGCACCCACCAGTCGTCGCGCCAGAGCGAATCGGGGCGCAGGTTGATACTTGAATCGCCCCGTCACCGCTAGAGGCTTGCCGCACCCATGCGTCGGCTCCGCGCCAGCAGCACCGCCGAGATGATCGCCACCTTCCTCCAGCAAGAGGTGGCCTCGACGCGGTTCGGGCCCGCGGTGCGCGCCTTGCTGGCCAAGGCGCGGCTGCCGGAGGATCTCGTGACCCGGCCCGACCTGCACGACCGGCGGGCAAATACGCAGCGGCGGGGTCTCCTCGGCGCGCACCGGGGATATGGTTCCGTGACGAACACCTACCTCGCGAGTTTTCCCACCGCCGGAGTCCGCTGGGCGTGGTGGACCCTGCTCCCGGCGGAGTTGCTGGCCGTTCGCTACATCAACTGGGACTACTGGCTTGAACTCTCAGGTGGCACACGCCGGCCACTCGACGCGGCAGCCCACGTGCGAGCGGGCGTGGAACCGTATGGGGTGAACAACGCGGGAGTGTGGGCGGTGGCGGCCACCGTCCGCGCGGGAGGAGCAATTCCGCCGCTGATTCTGGTGACGTCCAATCGCTACGTGCCTGGCCGCGGGCTTGGTGACCTCGTGGTTCTGGAAGGGCACATGCGACTGACCGGCTATGCACTCGCGAGCGACGCCTTGCCGCCCGCATTGGACGTGCTCATCGGGGCGTCGCCAGCGATCGCACGCTGGACATGCTACTGACGCCGCGGCTACCGTCGCCCAACGGTGGCAAGCCCTGACCATCGCGCCCTCGTAACCGCTCCACGGATACCGCGCCGTTCATCGAAATCCGCCCCTCCGCTCGAAGCAGCCGTGAGCACGCGAAACGTCCCGGCTGCCCCGGCAAACCGAGCCAGCACCGGTCCCTGGTTCGCCCGCAAGGAAGCCGGGGCCGCCAGAGCGCGACCAACACCGGCGCCAGCACACCCGGAAAGATTCTTGGCCACACTGCCGCCGGGGCAGCGGAAGATCGCCCAAGCCTTGCGTAGGCTGGTGCGTGAGACCGTGCCAAGCGCCACTGAGACCGTATTGTGGAGGAGCTTGTCGTATCACCGGCCCGAGCTCCGCGGCCGGATCAAGGGCGCCGTGTGCCTGATCACCCCGAAGCACACCTGCGTGAATCTCGAGTTCATTCATGGCGCCAGGCTGCCGGACCCGCGTCGATTGCTGCGCGGAAGCGGCCGGGAGAAGCGGTTTGTCCAGCTTTACGAGGAGCAAACCGTCGATTGGGTGAGCCTGCGGGAGTTCGTCGTGAAGGCCGCGCGCTACGAACCCGGGCGCGTGTGAGGGCAGTGCCCCCGCGCCGCCACAGGCCCGTGCCGACCAGATCGGATCAGCGCGCGCTGGCAGCATTCGCGCGCTGACCTTGCCGCTAGCCTACAGGGCGAGACGTTGACGCCCCTACTTCAGCCTCGCCCGGCCGAGTTCCTCCAGATTCTCACCACCGCGAAGCACGTGCAGCCGGTAGCGGTAAGTCGTCGGCCAGGTCGCCAGCCGGTACTCCGCGTGCGGCAGCGCGCCCCACGAATCGTCGCCGCCCACACCGCGCTGCTTCAGGTCGAGGTTCAACGTCACCGTCTTCCGGTCGGGCAGCTGGTAGGGATAGAAATTCTCCTTCTGCGTCGCGGCGAACAGATCCTCCGTCGTCGCGTGCAGCGCGTTCGCGCTCAGCAGCGGATCACCGATCGCGAGCACGCCGCGTCCGTGCGCGTCCGTCAGCGCAATCCACCGCACCGCCTCCTTGTTTCCCGTCTCCTGCGGTTTGATGTAGGGGAAGAACTGCTCGGCCACCGTGCCCCGGTAGAGCCCGACGCGCGCGGACTGTCGGTCCCAATACGTTTCGTGCGGGCCCTTGCCCAGCCACGCGAGCTGGTCGAAGCCCGCGCGCAAGGTCGTCTGCATGCCGAAACGCGGCATCTCCGGATGCGGTTTCTCGCTTGGGAAGTACGTCGTCTCGACGACCACGTCGCCGGACGGCAGCACCGTCCACGCGAGCCGCTGGCGCGACTCGAATTTTCCGATCATCCCGTCGACCTCGATCTCGATCCGGCCGCCGGCGCCTTCGCGGACGTGGACCGCTCGCGCCGACCACGTCGTGTGCGCGTCGCGCCACGCGCCCATCCCGCCGGGCTGCCAGAAGCTCTTGGCCGGCTCGGTGCTCGGCATGTGGCTGCCGCGATCATTGTCCACCGGTGCTCGCCAAAAATGCGGCATCAGCGGCGCCTCGAGCAGCTCGATCTCACCGCTCGTCAACGACACGAGCAGTCCGGTTTTTTGGGAAAACGTCGCCGCGAATCCATCGCCGCGCACAGCGACGCGATCGCCCTCGCGCTGCAAGGTGAGCTTGCCGCCGGATGTGCCTTCCGCGATGGGTGCGGGCGCGGACCACGGCAGCTCGAACTGCTCCCACGCCACCTCGTGGCCGGCGTCCGCCCACGGCGTGTTGCTCCGCAGCGTGAACCGCACCTCGAGGAAATACTCTCTTCCTGGCACCGGCGAAAGCGATTTCACCGGCAGCGCAATCCGCTGCCGCGCACGTGGCGCGAGCTTCAGACCGTCGATTGGGCCTCGTTGCAGCGTTTCCCCTTCGGAGGTCACGCTCCACTCGCCCTCCAGCCACGCCTCGGCCGGCAGAAAATCGAACCAGTTCTGCAGCTCGACCTCGGTCTTCGCGAGATCACCCGCCACGATCTGGATCGGCTGGTAAGCCTTCTTCACCTCGGCCAACCCGGGATGCGGCCGGCGGTCGGCGTTGATCAGACCATTCGCGCAGAAGTTGCCGTCCGAGGCGACGTCCGGCGGACCAAACGTGCCGCCGTAGGCGAAGAACGTGCCAAGCTTGGGATCGAGCGGAATCGATTTCGGATTCTCGAGCCGCTCGATCTTGCGCGACGCCGGCACCGGCGTGCGCAGGCCCTGATCAACCCAGTCCCAGATATAGCCGCCCTGCAGATGCCGCGTGCCGGCATAGATCGGTCGCCAGTAGGCCCAGATGTCGCCCGTACTGTTGCCCATCGCATGGGCATATTCGCACATGATGAAAGGTTTGGTGCGCGGCAGGTCGGCGTAGTTGCGCACCGTCGCAGGATTCGGATACATCGGGCAGACGATGTCGCTCACGCGCGTACTGCGATCGCCTTCATACTGCACCGGCCGCGTCGGATCGGCCGCCTTCAGCCATTCGTAGGTGCGCACGAAATTCTCGCCGAAGCCCGCTTCGTTGCCGAGCGACCATGTGATGATGCACGCGTGATTCTTGTCGCGCTCGAACATCCGCACCGTGCGGTCGAGATGCGCCGGCCCCCACTCCGCATGCCTCGCCAGCGAAGCCTCGCCGTAGCCCATGCCGTGCGACTCGATGTTCGCCTCGTCGATCACGTAGAGCCCGTATTCATCGCACAGCGCATACCACAGCGGCACGTTCGGATAGTGGCACGTGCGCACGGCGTTGATGTTGTGCTGCTTCATCAGCCGGATGTCCTCGATCATCCGGGCCCGGGTCATCACCTGCCCGAGATCCGGATCCCACTCGTGCCGGTTCACACCGCGGAACAGCGTCGGCATGCCGTTCACGAGCAACTGCCCATCCCGAATCTCCACCGATCGGAAACCCACGCGCCACGGAATCACCTCGAGCAGGGCCCCGTGCTCGTCCTTCGCCGTGATCAGCAGCGTGTAGAGCTGCGGAATCTCGGCCGACCATTTCTGCGGATTCACCACCCGCGCGCTCGCGTGCAACTCCGCCGAATCGTCCGCCGCCACGGCTGCATCCGGGAGCGTTTGCCGGAGCACTTCCTTACCGGCGGGATCGTTCACCACCATTTCCAGCTTCACCGTGCGGGCGTTCGCACCGCGATTTTGCAGGTTCAGCGTGAGATCGAGTGTCGCATCGCGATACGCCGGGTCGAGCAGCGTGCGCACGCGGAAATCCCGCACGTGCACCGTCGGCGTCGACCACAGCGTCACGTCGCGGAAGATTCCGCTCAGCCGCCAGAAATCCTGGTCCTCGAGATACGAGCCGTCGCACCAACGGAAGACTTCGACCGCGAGCTGGTTTTCGCCCGTGCGCAGATGCGGCGTGAGCCGAAACGTCGCCGGCGTCCGGCTGTCCTTGCTGAATCCGAGCTTTTTCCCATTCAGCCACAGCGTGAAAAACGAATTCACGCCATCGAACGTGAGATACACTTCGCGGCCCGCCCATTCCGCCGGCACCGTGAAACTGCGCCGGTAGGCGGAGACGTGGTTCAGCGCGTCATCCGGAATGAGCGGCGGATTCACCGGCTTCCACGGATAAGCGATGTTGGTGTAGATCGGCACGCCGTAGCCTTCCACCTCGGGATTCGACGGCACACGAATCGTCTTCCACGCGGCGTCGTCGAAATCGCTCCGCCAGAAATTCGCCACACGCTCTTTCGGCGTCGCCGCCCAATGGTATTTCCACTCGCCGTTCAGCGAGCGCACCCACGGCGAGCGCGTTGCGTCGAACGTCAGCGCGGACGCAGCGTCGGCAAACACCGTCATCGTCGCCGCGGGCGGTTCGGTGCCTTCGTGCAGCGCCTGCGGATTCTGCCAGTCGGGCACCATCGCGCCCCCGCCTTCGGCTGCAGCCAGCCGGGGACTGGTGAGCGCGGCGAGCGCTGAGGTGAGCGTGATCATGACCAGAGCAGGCAACCGAGGGGTGAGCATGGTGAATTATGGGGCAGACGAAACAGCGAGGAAACTCTGGCGGCAGATCCGCCACAAGCAAAGCCGGATGTCATTCGAGACGTTGGCGAGGGCGCGCGCTTCCAGAACATGGGCGGGACGCCCATGCCACGTGGCACGCGCGTCGCGCGGCAGAGTGTCTGCCGCTCGCCAGCAGAGTGTTGAAGAGGTAGGGCCCAACCGCCGGGCGGCCGGTGGATGCGAGCATCAAGAAATCACGGCGGCCCCGGCCGTGCTGCCCTCGCTCCGAACCGGTTGTCGATCCGTCGCAGCCCCGTTAAGACCGGCTTTTCCGGGGTCTTTGCCCCCGCGCCGGCTCATTCGCCGCGCGCGATCCGCTCCGCCTCGGTGTAGCTGTGGCGGAAAAACTCCCCCAGCTCCCGCGCGACCCGAAGTTCCTCGATGCGATTGCTCGAGCGGAGCGCGCGGCGAATCTCCCCCTGCGCCCGCTCGTAACTCACCGGGGACAGCTCCTGCAGCTGCGCGAGCGCACGGCTCCGACGTAGTTCGGGCGCGTGCTGGATCGCCCGCCACGCGCGCACCAACTCCGGATGCGCATCCTGCATCATCACGCGCGCAATAAAGGCCAGCTCGCGAATCAACGGCGCCGTCCGCTCCCGCCGGTAGATCAGCTGCTCCTCCGTGGCATACGGATTCGCGTCCGGATCGCTCCGCAGCGGCTTCCATTCCTCGTGCGCGTAAAAGTCCCGCCGCACCGGCAGCCGCCTCAGCGCGAAATGCGTGGGGCCGCCGGGTGTGCCCGGCCGCAGGTTCCACAGCTTCTGCCCGTCCATCGTCAACGTGAACTCGATGAACGCCTCCGCGACGTCCCGATGCGGCGCACCACGCAGCAAACCGATCGGATCCACTGCGTGCACGGCGCCACCGCGCGGTGACACGAACCCGAGTCGCGGCTCGCCAGCTCCGCGCTGCCCCGTCGCCTCCATTTGCGCCCAGCCGTAGAAATCGATGCAGATGCCCGCAGCGCAATCGCCCTGCCCGACATCGATCGGCGGCTTCTGCGAGGAGTCGGTGAAATACCGCGCGTTCGCCCCGATTTGCTGCAATAATCGGAGGCCCGCCAGCCAGCCCTCGCTCACCGCCTCCTGTTCGATCGCGGCCGCTGGCTGGCGTGGTTGGGGACCCGACGACCCCGTCGCGTCTTCCTCAGCTGCCCGCACCGAACTCCGCGACGAGGGCGTCGCGGCTCCATTTGCCTCGCGGTATTGCGAGCGATCTCCCTCACCTCCCAGCTCTATCTCCCGCCGCTGCATCTGCTGCTGCACGATATACTCGAACGCCTTGGCGATCGAACTGCTCTTCGTTGGATCCGCGAGCGCCACTTCCCCCGCGAAACGCGGATCGGCCAGATCCGCCCATTCCTCCGGCGGTCGCTCGATGCCGAGCCGCCGCAGCGAGTCGCGGTTGTAGAGAATGCCATAACTGCTCAGCACGGTGCCGATCCAGCGGCCTTCCAAATCGCGATAGGGCTCGCCCGCATGCTCCTGCGGCAACACCGCATCGGTAAACCACTCCGGATGTTCCTGCGTCACGCGCGCCGCCACGAGCCGGCCCGCGTTCGCCTGCCGCGCAAAATCGTAGCTTGCACCGCCCCAGAAAACATCGAGTCCGCAACCCACGTCCGAGTCCACGAACGCCGCGCGGACCGCCCGCCCGCTCTCCGCCGCCGCAACGCTTGGGTCCACCAGCGCGCGTTGCACCTCGGCACTCCACGGTCGCTGCAGCACGTCGGTCCAATGCCGCCGGAACGCCGCCACGTAGCCCGCCTCGAGAAACCGCGTGATCTCGCTCGTCCCGCCGATGACGCGCCAGTCCACCGTAACCGTTCGACCGGTGCGCGACTGATACCAGCGCGCAAACCCGCGGCCGAACTCCTGTCGGATCGCCTCGTTGTGTGACGTGATCACGACGACCACGTCGTCCGCGTTCTCCGACGGCCGTTGTTTCGGCCGCAGCAGAAACGGCAGTGCCACGAGCCCTGCCAGGGTGAACAGAATCAGCAGCCGTCGGATCACAGCATCACAAGGATTCTTCCGAAGAAGGGACCCGGTGGTAGGGCGGCGAGTCCCCTCGCCGCCGCGACCGCCAGTAGTGCTCCCGACGCGGAGCGTTCTGCTGGCCAGCAGAACGCGCCCACCCCGTCCAGGTTGATTCTTCCCGTGATCATCCGGGGGCTGCTGTCTTCTGGGAGTGGGCCGCGCCCGCTCACGGCGCGAGCACCACGACGTCTTCCGGCGCCGCACTGGCCCACAACTCGCCACTCGCCGTGCCGCCAACGAAGCGCGGGTTCAGTTCATAAATCGTCAGGCTCACGTCGCCCGCGCGAAAATCGTATTGCGCCACTTCGCCGAGGTAAACCGCCTCGCCGATCGCGCCGCGGACGCCGTTGCGCGCCGGCACCTCGCGGCTGAGCGTCCAGCACTCCGGCCGCACCGACAGCGTCACCGCATCGCCAGGCTTCACCGCCACCTGCGGATTGCCCGGCACGCCTTCGAACCGGCCGACGGGGGTCGCGACGAAAACTTTTCCCGATTCCGTGGCCACGACGTGGCCATCGATGAAATCCGTGTCGCCGATGAAGTGCGCCACCGTGCGATTCAGCGGTCGCCGATAAACGTCCCGCGGCGTGCCGACCTGCAGCACCTCGCCGGCGTTGAGCACCGCCATCCGGTCCGCCATCGAGAGCGCCTCCTTCTGGTCGTGGGTCACGTAGACGGCGGTCAGCTTCGAATCGTGACACACGCGCCGGATCTCCGCGCGCAGCTCCAGCCGCAGCTTCGCGTCGAGATTCGACAGCGGTTCATCGAGCAGCAGACAGCGCGGCCGGATGACCAGCGCGCGGGCCAGCGCCACGCGTTGCTGTTGTCCGCCCGACAGTTCGTTCGGGCGGCGCTCCGCGTGCGCGCCCATGTGCACCGACTCCAGCGCCTCGGCGACGCGGCGCTTGACTTCCGTTTTCTTGATCTTCCGTTCCTCCAAGCCGAACGCGACGTTCTCCGCCACGCTCATGTGCGGCCAGAGCGCGTAGCTCTGAAACATCATCCCCGTGTTCCGCTTGTGCGGCGCCAACCGGGTGACGTCCTCGTTGTCGAACCAGACCCGCCCCGCATCGGGCACGTGAAATCCCGCCAGGCAGCGCAACAGCGTGGTTTTCCCGCAGCCGCTCGGTCCGAGCAGGAAAAACAACTCCCCCGGCTCGATGGCCAGACTCACCTCGTGCAGGGCTGGGACGGTCCCGAAACGTTTCGTGAGTTGCTCGATGCGAATGGAAATCATGACCGGCCGGACTTCGGCCGAGGCAAGATTTCGTCGCGACCAAGTCAAAGGAATAAACCCCCGCCGGCGCCGGGGAAGATTTGCCACGCGCGGCGCCGCCTGTCTCGCTGGGTCGCCATGGCCGACACGAAACACCGGGCCCTCCATCACGCCGCCTCGCATCCCGACCTCGAAGAGGTGCTGTTCACCGAGGACGAGATCAAGCAGCGGGTCCACGCGCTCGCGGGCGAGATCAAGCAGGTCTACGGCCCGGGTGAGTTCACGCTCGTGTCGCTCATCAACGGCGCCGTGATGTTTACCGCCGATCTGATGCGCGAGATCGACAACCCGGTGCGGCTCGATTGCATCCGCGTCAAAAGCTACGGCACCGGCACGCGCTCGGAAGGCACGCCGCAAGTCGTGGCGTCGCTCACGCTCGATGTCGCCAATCGCGACGTGCTCATCATCGACGATATTCTCGACACCGGCAAAACGCTCGCGCTCGTCTGCGATCTGGCCTGCAAGCTGAAGCCGGCCAGCCTGCGCACCTGCGTGCTGCTCGACAAGAAGGCGCGGCGCGAAGTGCGATTCGAGGCGGACTTCGTCGGATTCGAGATTCCCAACAAATTTGTGGTCGGCTACGGACTGGATTTCGCTGAGCGCTACCGAAACCTCCCCTGCATCGGCGTGCTGAAGAAGGAACTGCAGACGGCGCCGGCGCCGTAGACGTCCGCACGATAGGACGCGTTATCGCTGACGCGCCGCGCCCGATGAAAGGCCCTGCGCCGGCGGGTTAAGGATAACCCGCCCTACCCGTCGCGCGTGTTCGTAGGGTCGCCATGGGGGCGCGAACGGGGTTCGCTCAGCGGTTACCGCCGCCGGCCGCTCGCCTTGGCTCGCGGTTTCCGACTCGGATATTTCGCGGCGAGCGGTTTCGCCGGCTTGCGATACTCGCCCGACTTGAGCGCGTTGATCTGATCGCGCAGCACCGCGGCGCGCTCGAACTCCAGCCGGCCCGCCGCCTCCTGCATTTCGTCTTCCAACTCGGCGATCACGGCGGCGACGTCATCGACTTCCTCAGCCACCGCCGCCTCGTCGCGTTCGCCACTTCCATCGTAAACATGCAGGCTCGCCTGCGCCGCGCGCTTCACGCTCCGCGGCGTGATTCCGTGCTCGACGTTGTAGGCGAGCTGTTTTTCCCGCCGGTACTTCACGATCTCCACCGTGCGGCGGATGGATTCGGTGATGTTGTCGGCATAAAAGATGACGCGCCCTTTCTCGTGTCGCGCCGCGCGGCCTGCCGTCTGCACCAGGCTCGTCTCACTGCGGAGGAAGCCTTCCTTGTCCGCGTCCAGGATCGCGACCAGCGCCACTTCGGGTAGATCGAGGCCTTCGCGCAGCAGGTTGATCCCGATCAGCACGTCGAAGTTGCCCAGCCGGAGATTGCGCAGGATCTCGACGCGCTCAATCGCATCGATGTCCGAGTGCAGATATTCCACGCGGATCTTCGCCTCGCGCAGATAACTCGTCAGGTCTTCCGACAGCC is part of the Opitutus terrae PB90-1 genome and harbors:
- the hpt gene encoding hypoxanthine phosphoribosyltransferase codes for the protein MADTKHRALHHAASHPDLEEVLFTEDEIKQRVHALAGEIKQVYGPGEFTLVSLINGAVMFTADLMREIDNPVRLDCIRVKSYGTGTRSEGTPQVVASLTLDVANRDVLIIDDILDTGKTLALVCDLACKLKPASLRTCVLLDKKARREVRFEADFVGFEIPNKFVVGYGLDFAERYRNLPCIGVLKKELQTAPAP
- a CDS encoding glycoside hydrolase family 2 TIM barrel-domain containing protein — protein: MLTPRLPALVMITLTSALAALTSPRLAAAEGGGAMVPDWQNPQALHEGTEPPAATMTVFADAASALTFDATRSPWVRSLNGEWKYHWAATPKERVANFWRSDFDDAAWKTIRVPSNPEVEGYGVPIYTNIAYPWKPVNPPLIPDDALNHVSAYRRSFTVPAEWAGREVYLTFDGVNSFFTLWLNGKKLGFSKDSRTPATFRLTPHLRTGENQLAVEVFRWCDGSYLEDQDFWRLSGIFRDVTLWSTPTVHVRDFRVRTLLDPAYRDATLDLTLNLQNRGANARTVKLEMVVNDPAGKEVLRQTLPDAAVAADDSAELHASARVVNPQKWSAEIPQLYTLLITAKDEHGALLEVIPWRVGFRSVEIRDGQLLVNGMPTLFRGVNRHEWDPDLGQVMTRARMIEDIRLMKQHNINAVRTCHYPNVPLWYALCDEYGLYVIDEANIESHGMGYGEASLARHAEWGPAHLDRTVRMFERDKNHACIITWSLGNEAGFGENFVRTYEWLKAADPTRPVQYEGDRSTRVSDIVCPMYPNPATVRNYADLPRTKPFIMCEYAHAMGNSTGDIWAYWRPIYAGTRHLQGGYIWDWVDQGLRTPVPASRKIERLENPKSIPLDPKLGTFFAYGGTFGPPDVASDGNFCANGLINADRRPHPGLAEVKKAYQPIQIVAGDLAKTEVELQNWFDFLPAEAWLEGEWSVTSEGETLQRGPIDGLKLAPRARQRIALPVKSLSPVPGREYFLEVRFTLRSNTPWADAGHEVAWEQFELPWSAPAPIAEGTSGGKLTLQREGDRVAVRGDGFAATFSQKTGLLVSLTSGEIELLEAPLMPHFWRAPVDNDRGSHMPSTEPAKSFWQPGGMGAWRDAHTTWSARAVHVREGAGGRIEIEVDGMIGKFESRQRLAWTVLPSGDVVVETTYFPSEKPHPEMPRFGMQTTLRAGFDQLAWLGKGPHETYWDRQSARVGLYRGTVAEQFFPYIKPQETGNKEAVRWIALTDAHGRGVLAIGDPLLSANALHATTEDLFAATQKENFYPYQLPDRKTVTLNLDLKQRGVGGDDSWGALPHAEYRLATWPTTYRYRLHVLRGGENLEELGRARLK
- a CDS encoding transposase — protein: MNLRPDSLWRDDWWVHIQPAGSGTSVLRYLACYVQRTAISDERIVQPSDEAITLPLRVAGDDPWGV
- a CDS encoding DUF1801 domain-containing protein, which codes for MATLPPGQRKIAQALRRLVRETVPSATETVLWRSLSYHRPELRGRIKGAVCLITPKHTCVNLEFIHGARLPDPRRLLRGSGREKRFVQLYEEQTVDWVSLREFVVKAARYEPGRV
- a CDS encoding ABC transporter substrate-binding protein; this encodes MIRRLLILFTLAGLVALPFLLRPKQRPSENADDVVVVITSHNEAIRQEFGRGFARWYQSRTGRTVTVDWRVIGGTSEITRFLEAGYVAAFRRHWTDVLQRPWSAEVQRALVDPSVAAAESGRAVRAAFVDSDVGCGLDVFWGGASYDFARQANAGRLVAARVTQEHPEWFTDAVLPQEHAGEPYRDLEGRWIGTVLSSYGILYNRDSLRRLGIERPPEEWADLADPRFAGEVALADPTKSSSIAKAFEYIVQQQMQRREIELGGEGDRSQYREANGAATPSSRSSVRAAEEDATGSSGPQPRQPAAAIEQEAVSEGWLAGLRLLQQIGANARYFTDSSQKPPIDVGQGDCAAGICIDFYGWAQMEATGQRGAGEPRLGFVSPRGGAVHAVDPIGLLRGAPHRDVAEAFIEFTLTMDGQKLWNLRPGTPGGPTHFALRRLPVRRDFYAHEEWKPLRSDPDANPYATEEQLIYRRERTAPLIRELAFIARVMMQDAHPELVRAWRAIQHAPELRRSRALAQLQELSPVSYERAQGEIRRALRSSNRIEELRVARELGEFFRHSYTEAERIARGE
- a CDS encoding ABC transporter ATP-binding protein, which produces MISIRIEQLTKRFGTVPALHEVSLAIEPGELFFLLGPSGCGKTTLLRCLAGFHVPDAGRVWFDNEDVTRLAPHKRNTGMMFQSYALWPHMSVAENVAFGLEERKIKKTEVKRRVAEALESVHMGAHAERRPNELSGGQQQRVALARALVIRPRCLLLDEPLSNLDAKLRLELRAEIRRVCHDSKLTAVYVTHDQKEALSMADRMAVLNAGEVLQVGTPRDVYRRPLNRTVAHFIGDTDFIDGHVVATESGKVFVATPVGRFEGVPGNPQVAVKPGDAVTLSVRPECWTLSREVPARNGVRGAIGEAVYLGEVAQYDFRAGDVSLTIYELNPRFVGGTASGELWASAAPEDVVVLAP